In Treponema primitia ZAS-2, a genomic segment contains:
- a CDS encoding tetratricopeptide repeat protein: MATKKKAVIIGISAFAVLLLIAGLVFLVLPRLSGEKPMSRENVLALARDYQSRGEYSRALDLLDRILLVDAEDADARALREEILQAQAQVAAAEREREALAAARERELAAAAAARETPLTPEEIAVQAAQEEARRAAAAEELAKLEEAAAAKAAEAAERAAVAAAEEARRKAQEEEMARKSAELQAQMREVQSLVTRGKEALANGDFAAAREAFNEALAKMPPGENRFEAQEMAEIAEAYYEGFSRNPNTPEGREMAQEAAAMARSAIQKDPTQALPHYTLGKVNRDLRQTDSAIAELKEAVRLDPNNYVYTYDLGRAFFTNKNYPEARDFFEKTTTLNRNFESAWYNLGGSYRALGKPDDALGAYRRAVGVKPDYATAHREIGRILSAKGDAQGAADAFTKALEFAPNDLASLRELGVAQQAAGDFAAAEASFARSLQASPADDQTNYNMAVVKLSLNKGADALLYAQKASEAAPSNPVYAYTLGLAYDAQGDFDGAVAAYGRAVAMDPNYIRPRINLGSLYLANGFPQEALDLLNAAYSKEPKSFEVNNNMGSAYARLEKWPESVEHYEKALVSEPKNPAVRLNLARSLVSAGDLAKAKDAYLELLSIDTSNWDARMELGKTYISLGDSASAKRSLQELIRGNPNYSGKTEVERILSGL; this comes from the coding sequence ATGGCAACGAAGAAAAAAGCAGTTATAATCGGCATATCGGCCTTCGCCGTTTTGCTTCTCATAGCAGGGCTAGTATTTCTGGTTCTCCCCCGACTCTCCGGGGAGAAGCCCATGAGCCGGGAAAATGTCCTTGCCCTGGCCCGGGACTATCAGAGCCGGGGAGAATACAGCCGCGCCCTGGACCTCCTGGACAGGATCCTGCTCGTTGATGCCGAAGACGCCGATGCCCGGGCCCTGCGGGAGGAGATACTCCAGGCCCAGGCTCAAGTTGCCGCCGCAGAGCGGGAACGGGAAGCCCTGGCTGCCGCCCGGGAACGGGAACTAGCCGCCGCTGCAGCAGCCCGGGAAACCCCCCTGACCCCCGAGGAAATCGCCGTCCAGGCAGCCCAGGAAGAGGCGCGCAGGGCCGCAGCTGCGGAGGAACTGGCCAAGCTGGAAGAAGCCGCCGCCGCCAAAGCCGCCGAAGCAGCGGAACGGGCTGCGGTTGCCGCCGCCGAGGAAGCCCGGCGCAAGGCCCAGGAAGAGGAGATGGCCCGGAAATCCGCGGAACTCCAGGCCCAGATGCGGGAAGTGCAGTCCCTGGTTACCCGGGGCAAGGAAGCTCTGGCCAATGGTGATTTTGCCGCGGCCCGGGAAGCCTTCAATGAAGCACTGGCAAAGATGCCCCCGGGGGAAAATCGCTTTGAAGCCCAGGAAATGGCGGAGATAGCCGAAGCCTACTACGAGGGCTTCTCCCGGAACCCCAACACCCCTGAGGGCCGGGAAATGGCCCAGGAAGCCGCAGCCATGGCCCGCTCCGCCATTCAGAAAGACCCCACCCAGGCCCTGCCCCACTATACCCTGGGCAAGGTAAACCGGGACCTCAGGCAGACCGACAGCGCTATTGCCGAATTAAAGGAAGCGGTACGGCTGGATCCCAATAACTATGTCTATACCTATGATCTGGGCCGGGCCTTTTTTACCAATAAAAACTACCCCGAAGCCCGTGACTTCTTTGAAAAGACCACCACTCTGAACCGCAATTTTGAGTCAGCCTGGTACAACCTGGGGGGCAGCTACCGCGCCCTGGGAAAACCCGATGACGCCCTGGGCGCCTACCGCCGAGCCGTGGGGGTTAAGCCGGATTACGCTACCGCCCACCGGGAAATAGGCCGCATCCTCTCCGCCAAGGGGGACGCCCAGGGCGCTGCGGACGCCTTTACCAAAGCCCTGGAATTTGCCCCCAATGACCTGGCCTCGCTCCGGGAACTGGGGGTAGCCCAGCAGGCAGCCGGAGATTTTGCGGCGGCGGAAGCTTCCTTTGCAAGGTCCCTCCAGGCTTCCCCCGCAGATGATCAGACCAATTACAATATGGCGGTGGTTAAACTGAGTCTGAACAAGGGCGCCGATGCTCTGCTCTACGCCCAAAAAGCCTCGGAAGCTGCCCCATCCAACCCTGTCTACGCCTACACCCTGGGGCTTGCCTATGACGCCCAGGGGGACTTTGACGGGGCTGTGGCCGCCTACGGCAGGGCCGTAGCCATGGACCCCAACTATATACGCCCCCGGATCAACCTGGGAAGCCTCTACCTGGCAAATGGCTTTCCCCAGGAAGCCCTGGACCTCCTTAACGCAGCCTATAGCAAGGAGCCGAAATCCTTTGAAGTGAACAACAACATGGGTTCCGCCTATGCCCGGCTGGAAAAGTGGCCGGAAAGCGTGGAACATTATGAAAAAGCCCTTGTATCGGAACCGAAAAACCCTGCGGTCAGGCTGAATTTGGCCCGGTCCCTGGTCAGCGCCGGGGATCTTGCCAAGGCAAAGGATGCGTATCTGGAATTGCTAAGTATCGATACAAGCAACTGGGACGCCCGGATGGAGCTGGGAAAGACCTACATCAGCCTGGGGGACAGCGCTTCTGCAAAGCGTTCTCTCCAGGAACTTATACGGGGCAACCCCAACTACTCAGGCAAAACCGAGGTCGAGCGGATACTCTCAGGGCTCTAA
- a CDS encoding ACT domain-containing protein, with amino-acid sequence MNAIITVVGTDHVGIIAKVSAFLAERNINIEEINQTILSGNFVMLMMVDLAQCSKPLEAVKDELPKLGEALKVSISIMHEGVFSAMHRI; translated from the coding sequence ATGAACGCGATTATCACCGTGGTAGGTACCGACCATGTCGGTATCATTGCCAAGGTCAGCGCCTTTTTGGCGGAACGTAATATCAATATTGAAGAAATCAATCAAACCATCCTTTCGGGCAATTTTGTGATGCTCATGATGGTGGACCTCGCCCAATGCAGCAAGCCCCTGGAGGCTGTTAAGGATGAACTCCCCAAGCTGGGGGAAGCTTTGAAGGTTTCCATCAGCATCATGCACGAAGGGGTCTTTAGCGCGATGCATAGGATTTGA
- a CDS encoding PFL family protein, with the protein MLFTPFEIKETLDMFLRYKLDIRAITLGVSLLDCASATGTDTRRRIREKLLRVAGPLVKVGREIEVEYGIPIINKRVSVTPIALVAASSDDENYTPYAQVLDSVASELGIDFVGGFSALVQKGFSSGDKRLLDSIPEALSVTERVCASVNVASTKSGINMDAVRRMGEIVKLTAEKTADRDGLGCAKLVVFCNAPEDNPFMAGAFHGTGEGESCLNVGVSGPGVVKAALESHRGASFDELADTIKKTAFKITRMGQLVGMEAAKRLGVPFGILDLSLAPTPEVGDSVARILEEMGLESAGTHGTTAALAMLTDMVKKGGVMASTHVGGFSGAFIPVSEDEGMVAAVRAGTITLDKLEAMTSVCSVGLDMIALPGDTPASTIAAIIADEMAIGMVNNKTTAVRVIPVPGKKAGDWAQFGGLLGGAPIMAVNAAGSEAFIQRGGRIPAPIHSFRN; encoded by the coding sequence ATGTTATTTACGCCCTTTGAAATAAAAGAAACCCTGGATATGTTTCTGCGGTATAAGCTGGATATACGGGCCATCACCCTGGGGGTTTCCCTCCTGGACTGCGCCTCTGCCACGGGCACTGATACCCGGCGGCGGATCCGGGAAAAACTCCTCCGGGTGGCAGGCCCCCTGGTGAAGGTGGGCCGGGAAATCGAGGTGGAATACGGGATCCCCATCATCAACAAGCGGGTCTCGGTCACCCCGATAGCCCTGGTAGCCGCCTCATCGGATGACGAAAACTACACCCCCTATGCCCAGGTGCTGGACAGCGTCGCCAGTGAACTGGGCATCGACTTTGTCGGCGGATTTTCCGCCCTGGTGCAGAAAGGCTTTTCCTCCGGGGACAAGCGGCTCCTGGATTCCATCCCCGAGGCGCTCTCAGTGACCGAGCGGGTCTGCGCCTCAGTGAATGTAGCCAGCACCAAAAGCGGCATCAACATGGACGCGGTGCGCCGCATGGGGGAAATAGTAAAACTAACTGCCGAAAAAACTGCGGACCGTGACGGCCTGGGCTGCGCCAAACTCGTAGTATTCTGCAACGCCCCTGAGGACAACCCCTTCATGGCCGGCGCCTTCCACGGCACCGGAGAAGGGGAGAGCTGCCTGAACGTAGGGGTCTCAGGCCCCGGGGTAGTAAAAGCCGCCCTGGAATCCCACCGGGGCGCCAGCTTTGACGAACTGGCGGACACGATTAAAAAAACCGCCTTCAAGATAACCCGCATGGGCCAGCTGGTAGGCATGGAAGCCGCCAAACGCCTGGGCGTCCCCTTCGGCATCTTGGACCTGTCCCTGGCCCCCACCCCGGAAGTAGGGGACTCGGTAGCTCGGATCCTGGAAGAAATGGGCCTGGAATCCGCGGGCACCCACGGCACCACCGCCGCCCTGGCCATGCTCACAGACATGGTGAAAAAAGGCGGCGTCATGGCCTCCACCCACGTGGGCGGCTTTTCCGGCGCCTTTATTCCCGTCTCGGAAGACGAAGGCATGGTAGCCGCAGTCCGCGCCGGCACCATCACCCTGGACAAACTGGAAGCCATGACCTCGGTCTGCTCTGTAGGCCTGGACATGATAGCCCTTCCCGGTGACACCCCGGCCAGCACCATTGCTGCGATCATCGCCGACGAAATGGCCATAGGCATGGTGAACAATAAAACTACCGCCGTCCGGGTCATCCCGGTGCCTGGAAAAAAAGCCGGCGACTGGGCTCAGTTCGGCGGCCTCCTGGGCGGGGCGCCCATCATGGCGGTCAACGCCGCAGGCAGCGAAGCGTTTATTCAGCGGGGAGGGCGCATACCGGCGCCTATACACAGTTTTAGGAATTGA
- a CDS encoding Txe/YoeB family addiction module toxin, whose protein sequence is MDDLIFAPDAFKQYTEWQTEDKKILKRINELIRDIRRNGLLKGIGKPEALKHRKAYSRRIDDANRLIYTGDENRNLKILSCKGHYED, encoded by the coding sequence ATGGATGATCTGATATTTGCACCCGATGCGTTTAAACAGTATACCGAATGGCAGACCGAAGACAAAAAAATCCTTAAACGCATTAATGAACTTATACGGGATATCCGGCGGAATGGCTTACTGAAAGGAATTGGCAAGCCAGAAGCATTAAAACATCGGAAAGCCTATAGTCGCCGCATTGACGATGCCAATCGGCTTATCTATACGGGAGATGAAAACCGGAATCTGAAAATACTTTCGTGTAAAGGCCATTACGAGGATTAA
- a CDS encoding InlB B-repeat-containing protein has translation MIYKHSRFYSSGVYALLLSVAISAVLAISCESPTDPAPTAPVNTYMVIFSRNGGDTDADPQAKTVTSPATTVGSLPSQPVKAGSTFVEWNTEADGSGSTFFANTGVTGNITVYAKWSLNPPGTYTVSFNKNSGDTEANPQTKTVISPATVDALPSQPTKAGYTFVGWNTRKNGSGSAFTATTPVTGDITVYAKWQVITYTVSFNNNNGDTEADLQTKIVTYPATTIDSLPSEPTRAEFTFIEWNTQEDGSGTAFTAATPVTDDITVYAKWNSLSAIILSFADSGSGVFSQESFTVIKSGTPASQAIVLAGSWTKREWYIDGGLRGNGVSLTVNASDYTLGGHILTVTVYQGTIPWTKRINFTVKN, from the coding sequence ATGATATATAAACATTCCCGGTTTTACAGTTCTGGCGTTTATGCCCTGCTTCTCTCTGTGGCTATAAGCGCAGTGTTGGCCATTAGCTGCGAATCGCCGACAGATCCGGCCCCCACTGCTCCTGTGAATACCTACATGGTCATATTCAGCAGGAATGGCGGGGACACGGATGCCGACCCCCAAGCCAAGACGGTGACCAGCCCGGCGACGACTGTAGGCAGCCTGCCGTCACAGCCTGTCAAGGCTGGAAGCACCTTTGTTGAATGGAACACCGAAGCGGATGGGAGCGGGTCAACTTTTTTCGCCAATACAGGGGTTACGGGAAATATTACGGTATACGCAAAATGGTCGCTTAATCCCCCCGGAACCTACACGGTAAGTTTCAATAAAAACAGCGGGGACACTGAGGCCAACCCTCAAACCAAGACGGTAATCAGCCCGGCAACAGTAGACGCACTGCCCTCACAACCCACCAAGGCCGGCTATACCTTTGTCGGATGGAACACCCGGAAAAATGGGAGCGGGTCAGCTTTTACCGCTACAACGCCGGTTACTGGAGATATTACGGTATATGCCAAGTGGCAAGTGATTACTTACACAGTAAGTTTCAATAATAATAACGGAGACACAGAAGCCGACCTTCAAACCAAGATAGTGACCTATCCTGCTACTACCATAGACAGCTTACCCTCAGAGCCTACCAGGGCGGAGTTCACTTTTATCGAATGGAACACCCAGGAAGATGGGAGCGGGACAGCTTTTACCGCCGCAACGCCGGTTACAGATGATATTACGGTTTATGCAAAGTGGAACAGCCTTTCTGCAATTATCCTGAGTTTTGCCGATTCGGGATCCGGGGTCTTTAGCCAGGAAAGCTTTACGGTTATAAAGAGCGGAACCCCGGCGAGCCAGGCCATTGTGCTGGCCGGAAGCTGGACCAAGAGGGAATGGTATATAGACGGGGGGCTTCGGGGAAACGGGGTCAGCCTGACGGTGAACGCTTCGGATTATACCCTTGGGGGGCATATCCTGACAGTTACGGTATACCAGGGAACGATTCCCTGGACTAAGAGAATAAACTTTACGGTAAAGAATTAG
- a CDS encoding FIVAR domain-containing protein: protein MGCSNILEGNSDAPEYTGETAIPEGQGAVLLNIQSLSARTLLPSAEQLYCIATFTSGTNTVTESFGGISKKTVVLSEGTWSLVVQGYRNPSDALADTPLTPTASGSVSEIIVSSGEMTPAPVVLTAPQTGIGKLALSVSYPSEPQIIDGWIKVEQIGGAYTNKIDINPGPGTGFTRRFTLEAGYYHVSVYLFNGKNILTRDVAHIHDDLETPAAFSFTAADLAENADMTALNYAISLANIKKDGVKISPNGTWIPSGFFWATQENMGTLNAAITEAQAIVALRGTGYTLSAISAATTTLNNAVNAFTRTSGTYIPGSDADIGLYIDDDSSPEDAAGKTLASALAWLQIHGLDDTAYTILLGNDETLTPWTLGGSSGGTAIAFDGKTGVTLTLKGKSAERIVQLSGQGSLFTVYGGVTLVLDENITLKGISANNTSLVFISGNNAKLEMKAGSKITDNTNTSSSSYGGGGVYVSSGTFTMSGGTISGNTSSSSYGGGGVYVSSGTFTMSGGTISGNTTTTTSSYYSGGGGVYVSSGTFTMSGGTISDNTSSSSYYSYGGGVYVSSGTFTMSGGAISGNTSTGYYYGGGGVYVSSGTFTMSGGAISGNTTTTTTTISSSSGGGGGVYVGSSGTFTMSSGTISGNTSPSSYGGGVYSEGAFTMSGASRVALNNPVFISLGKELLIGGALSGSDPVAALELETNIGWIGKALIKWAPSQSGTLPVSRFSYPNSNMVNSSGVVSIVNPAPLSLGATSGAWLAPGDAHYYKIAATINRTYRITTTGMGMGPSVSKAYPDGTGIAAGSFIANRTGDVIVMVTGDGAYTLTYTEE, encoded by the coding sequence ATGGGATGTTCAAACATTCTTGAAGGAAATTCCGATGCGCCGGAATACACCGGAGAAACGGCGATTCCGGAAGGCCAGGGCGCAGTATTGCTGAATATCCAATCCCTTTCGGCCCGTACCCTGCTGCCCTCTGCGGAACAGCTTTACTGTATCGCCACTTTTACCAGCGGGACAAATACGGTAACGGAAAGCTTCGGCGGCATCAGCAAAAAAACAGTAGTCCTGTCTGAAGGAACCTGGAGCCTGGTGGTACAGGGGTACCGGAACCCGTCGGATGCCCTTGCGGATACGCCGCTTACACCAACTGCAAGCGGCAGTGTCTCCGAAATTATCGTAAGTTCGGGGGAGATGACCCCGGCGCCGGTGGTGCTGACTGCCCCTCAAACAGGCATAGGAAAACTGGCCCTGTCCGTAAGCTATCCCAGTGAACCCCAGATAATCGATGGCTGGATCAAGGTGGAACAGATAGGCGGCGCCTATACCAATAAGATTGACATAAACCCCGGCCCGGGTACTGGGTTTACCCGGCGATTTACCCTTGAAGCAGGGTATTACCATGTTTCAGTATATCTGTTTAATGGAAAAAACATCCTGACCAGGGATGTGGCCCATATACATGATGACTTGGAAACCCCGGCAGCCTTTAGCTTTACTGCCGCGGACCTCGCTGAAAATGCGGATATGACCGCCCTGAACTACGCCATAAGCCTTGCCAACATCAAAAAGGATGGGGTAAAGATCAGCCCCAACGGAACGTGGATCCCCTCAGGCTTCTTTTGGGCTACCCAGGAAAACATGGGTACCCTGAACGCCGCCATAACGGAAGCCCAGGCCATTGTCGCCCTGCGTGGAACGGGCTATACCCTGAGCGCAATCAGCGCCGCAACAACAACCCTGAACAATGCGGTAAATGCCTTTACCCGGACATCCGGCACCTATATTCCCGGTTCGGATGCGGATATCGGCCTTTATATTGATGATGATTCCTCCCCGGAGGATGCCGCCGGGAAGACCCTGGCATCGGCCCTGGCTTGGCTGCAGATCCACGGACTTGATGATACTGCATACACCATATTGCTGGGCAATGATGAAACTCTGACCCCCTGGACCCTGGGGGGCTCTTCAGGCGGGACCGCTATTGCATTCGACGGCAAGACCGGCGTTACCCTTACCCTGAAGGGAAAAAGCGCCGAACGGATCGTGCAGCTTAGCGGACAGGGGAGCCTGTTTACCGTTTATGGGGGAGTAACTCTTGTTTTGGATGAAAATATCACCCTCAAGGGTATCTCCGCTAACAACACTTCGTTGGTATTTATCTCTGGTAATAATGCAAAACTTGAGATGAAGGCGGGGTCTAAAATCACAGACAATACCAATACCTCCTCCTCCTCCTACGGCGGTGGCGGTGTGTATGTCTCTTCCGGGACTTTTACCATGAGCGGCGGGACCATATCTGGTAATACCTCCTCCTCCTCCTACGGCGGTGGCGGTGTGTATGTCTCTTCCGGAACTTTTACCATGAGCGGTGGGACTATATCCGGTAATACCACCACCACCACCTCCTCCTACTACTCCGGCGGCGGCGGTGTGTATGTCTCTTCCGGGACTTTTACCATGAGCGGCGGGACCATATCCGATAATACCTCCTCCTCCTCCTACTACTCCTACGGCGGCGGTGTGTATGTCTCTTCCGGAACTTTTACCATGAGCGGTGGGGCTATATCCGGTAATACCTCCACCGGCTACTACTACGGTGGCGGCGGTGTGTATGTCTCTTCCGGGACCTTTACCATGAGCGGCGGGGCTATATCCGGTAATACTACCACTACCACCACCACCATCTCCTCCTCGTCCGGCGGCGGCGGCGGCGTGTATGTCGGCTCCTCCGGAACTTTTACCATGAGCAGTGGGACCATATCTGGTAATACCTCCCCCTCCTCCTATGGTGGCGGCGTGTATTCCGAGGGGGCATTTACCATGAGCGGTGCATCCAGGGTTGCCTTAAATAACCCGGTGTTTATTTCTCTTGGTAAGGAACTACTCATCGGCGGCGCCTTGAGCGGCTCCGATCCGGTTGCAGCCCTGGAATTGGAAACCAATATTGGGTGGATAGGGAAGGCCCTTATCAAATGGGCACCCAGCCAGAGCGGCACACTGCCGGTTAGCCGCTTTAGCTACCCCAACAGCAATATGGTGAATAGTTCGGGTGTGGTTAGCATTGTCAATCCAGCGCCCCTTTCTTTGGGGGCCACCAGCGGCGCATGGCTTGCCCCGGGGGATGCCCATTACTACAAGATTGCCGCAACTATCAACCGGACTTACCGCATTACCACTACTGGCATGGGCATGGGCCCTTCCGTGTCTAAGGCCTACCCCGATGGTACGGGAATCGCTGCAGGCAGTTTTATTGCCAACAGAACCGGGGATGTTATTGTCATGGTTACCGGGGATGGTGCGTATACCCTGACATATACGGAAGAGTAG
- a CDS encoding helix-turn-helix domain-containing protein produces the protein MSGSRIVESMKEALAISRDELAQDTYRIHIPEQINVKAIRQQMGLSQPAFAKRFGLSLYTLRNWEQGKRQPDPAARAYLKVIEQVPDVVSKVLAG, from the coding sequence ATGAGCGGAAGCCGGATTGTTGAGAGTATGAAAGAGGCGCTTGCCATTTCCCGGGATGAACTGGCCCAGGATACCTACCGAATTCATATACCGGAGCAGATTAATGTTAAGGCCATACGGCAGCAAATGGGACTTTCACAACCTGCATTTGCCAAGCGCTTTGGATTGTCGCTTTATACGTTGCGGAATTGGGAACAGGGGAAGCGGCAGCCGGACCCGGCGGCCAGGGCGTATCTTAAAGTTATTGAGCAAGTTCCGGATGTGGTTTCCAAGGTTTTGGCAGGGTGA
- a CDS encoding type II toxin-antitoxin system HicA family toxin codes for MSGKEFVKKLMKDGWILDRVNGSHHIMRKNSINLSVPVHGNGDLKPGILNTLMKKAGYK; via the coding sequence ATGAGCGGCAAGGAATTTGTCAAGAAATTGATGAAAGATGGCTGGATTTTAGATCGGGTAAATGGTTCCCATCATATTATGCGAAAAAACAGCATCAATTTATCCGTGCCGGTACATGGGAATGGGGACTTGAAACCGGGTATTCTCAATACATTAATGAAAAAGGCGGGTTATAAATGA
- a CDS encoding type II toxin-antitoxin system HicB family antitoxin, translating into MKTMIPCKISYSKKDDCWYVESPGFYDGIMTYGSTLEEAKRMAGEAASGLLESYLEHGDKFIIPKGRTSSGWYGIEIAPALSFALWLRNARLSRNMTLAETAEKLKVKYQVYQKLENPRTANPTLKTLKKLEELFHEEIVRV; encoded by the coding sequence ATGAAAACGATGATTCCCTGTAAAATAAGCTATTCAAAAAAAGATGATTGCTGGTATGTTGAATCTCCCGGGTTCTACGATGGCATCATGACTTACGGCAGTACTCTGGAGGAGGCCAAACGTATGGCCGGAGAAGCCGCGTCGGGACTTCTTGAGTCATACCTTGAACATGGGGACAAATTTATCATCCCCAAGGGAAGAACTTCTTCAGGCTGGTATGGTATAGAAATAGCGCCGGCCCTGTCTTTTGCGCTTTGGCTCCGGAATGCCCGGTTATCGCGTAATATGACCCTTGCAGAGACGGCGGAAAAATTGAAGGTAAAATACCAGGTTTACCAAAAACTGGAAAATCCCCGCACTGCCAATCCTACACTGAAAACATTAAAAAAACTTGAGGAACTATTTCACGAAGAAATTGTCAGGGTTTAA
- a CDS encoding YdeI/OmpD-associated family protein yields MSSPPHKFKAPIDLIGINPFVFLPENILTDLFKQAGKEKGPIPVKGTVNNNLYKQTLVKYRGYWRLYINTTMLKDSPNRIGEIIEVTISFDPVERTITPNPKFIKALEENSEAKTVFDGLSPSKKHEIIRYISFLKTEKSIDKNIDKAIDFLLGNGNFVGRDKP; encoded by the coding sequence ATGTCATCACCACCACACAAATTCAAAGCCCCCATTGACCTAATCGGAATAAACCCCTTTGTATTTCTCCCCGAAAATATTTTGACTGATCTGTTTAAACAAGCGGGTAAAGAAAAAGGCCCTATCCCTGTTAAAGGAACTGTGAACAATAATCTGTATAAACAGACCCTGGTAAAATACAGGGGCTATTGGCGATTGTATATTAATACAACAATGCTAAAAGATTCGCCGAACAGAATTGGCGAAATAATAGAAGTAACCATAAGTTTTGACCCGGTTGAACGGACAATAACTCCGAACCCGAAATTTATAAAAGCCCTGGAAGAAAATAGTGAAGCAAAAACAGTCTTTGACGGATTATCCCCCTCTAAAAAACATGAAATTATCCGGTACATTTCATTCCTAAAAACAGAAAAGAGCATTGACAAAAATATAGATAAGGCAATAGATTTTTTATTGGGCAATGGAAATTTTGTTGGCAGAGACAAGCCGTAG
- a CDS encoding DUF2786 domain-containing protein, translating into MSDSSEKEKVIEKIRKLFAMSESTSINEAAIAAEKAQLLMSEYSISAGDFMASFNIPTKRNIPLWQQSLGLTIADLYGVVMRRDQNLIYEDDASGYYTYSLQFIGDEVYATVAKEMFVYLKEAIQRLSMAVGGRSSRDAFCKGASRTVIEKLNNMGTDESWISQRKRRYLQACDYVENTLALVVPARRNVKFSIDQSNYDKGRDAGNRISLHRQAGGIAPQGKITGR; encoded by the coding sequence ATGTCTGATTCATCTGAAAAAGAAAAAGTGATAGAAAAGATACGCAAACTCTTTGCCATGTCCGAATCCACCTCGATTAACGAAGCTGCCATAGCGGCGGAAAAAGCGCAGCTCCTGATGAGCGAATACAGCATATCCGCCGGTGATTTTATGGCATCCTTCAATATCCCCACTAAAAGAAATATTCCCCTGTGGCAGCAAAGCCTTGGGTTAACCATTGCAGATTTATACGGCGTAGTCATGAGGCGGGATCAAAACTTAATTTATGAAGATGATGCCTCCGGTTATTATACGTATTCCCTTCAATTCATCGGCGACGAAGTGTATGCAACGGTTGCAAAAGAAATGTTTGTGTATCTCAAAGAAGCAATACAGCGGCTGTCCATGGCGGTAGGGGGACGAAGCAGCCGGGACGCTTTCTGTAAAGGCGCTTCTCGGACGGTGATTGAGAAGCTCAATAATATGGGTACCGATGAATCATGGATCAGCCAAAGAAAACGTCGATATCTGCAAGCCTGTGATTATGTGGAAAACACCCTGGCCCTTGTAGTTCCCGCCAGAAGAAATGTTAAGTTCTCTATTGATCAGTCAAATTATGATAAAGGGCGGGATGCGGGAAACCGTATCTCCCTGCACAGGCAGGCCGGCGGAATTGCGCCCCAAGGAAAAATAACCGGTCGGTAA